Proteins encoded by one window of Panicum virgatum strain AP13 chromosome 7N, P.virgatum_v5, whole genome shotgun sequence:
- the LOC120681721 gene encoding uncharacterized protein LOC120681721: MALSVATSQCVKMKRSKLHRSPLTRSKSKSLSIATPESVKIKQSRSGRLIVARLDPGSQNITYGPDGCICGITNLEASFPQGISSEPPSKTRMSQRLSPDLYRLLTF, from the exons ATGGCATTGTCTGTTGCCACTTCTCAATGTGTCAAAATGAAACGATCTAAGTTGCATCGGTCTCCACTTACTCGCAGTAAGTCGAAGTCATTGTCTATTGCCACTCCTGAATCTGTCAAAATTAAACAATCCAGATCAG GTCGGCTGATAGTTGCACGACTGGATCCGGGATCCCAAAACATTACCTATGGCCCG GATGGTTGTATTTGTGGGATAACCAACTTGGAAGCATCATTTCCTCAGG GGATCAGTTCAGAGCCTCCTTCTAAGACGAGAATGTCTCAGCGTTTGTCACCAGATCTCTATAGACTGCTCACATTTTAG
- the LOC120682944 gene encoding putative ATP-dependent RNA helicase ECM32, with protein MLPGQTLFEEVLSWSVHDILKQQRAPFKVETIPNEFENLLVYTKAFRYPTIEEIWNQICSGMDTISIGLNVGLDVEKLKNSSRPNKYEVKLILGKVMKKDMPKRGDIMLLSKRGLNSSDQIIKAGSFCTILVVTLVNDHVEDYPASMHVWLSQSPYGGSPNDQTSYQVMHLTNLITFAHSWEVITGGFKENPHIVDAMLARNENVDNMLQADGKFTDKDFGLNKSQRDAVESCFSASECSKHSVRLIWGPPSTGKTKTALVFLLMILKSLRTHRTLVCAPTNTALVQLASRFVCLLEESTETSYLLVDVIMFGSNKHMDTNNNLSKILLDHRAKEKHARNKLLENAKLVFCTPCGSSRLTKNQQYDTLVIDEAAYLKECESLIPLAIRGIKHVVLIGDDKQLQPVVKIPVCLHYKTI; from the exons ATGCTACCTGGCCAAACTTTGTTCGAAGAGGTGCTATCATGGTCAGTTCACGACATTTTGAAGCAGCAACGGGCCCCTTTTAAG GTGGAGACGATTCCCAATGAATTTGAAAACCTTCTGGTCTATACAAAGGCATTTCGTTATCCAACAATAGAAGAGATTTGGAATCAAATCTGCTCTGGCATGGATACCATATCCATAGGCCTAAATGTTGGCCTAGATGTTGAGAAACTCAAGAACAGCAGCAGGCCAAATAAATACGAAGTCAAGCTCATTTTGGGAAAGGTAATGAAAAAGGATATGCCAAAAAGAGGAGATATCATGTTATTGTCAAAGAGGGGATTGAACTCAAGCGACCAAATTATCAAGGCTGGCTCCTTTTGCACTATCCTAGTGGTTACCTTGGTCAACGACCATGTAGAGGACTATCCAGCATCAATGCATGTCTGGCTGTCGCAGTCACCATATGGGGGCAGTCCAAATGACCAAACTTCCTACCAAGTTATGCACCTGACTAATCTGATCACTTTTGCACATAGTTGGGAAGTCATTACAGGAGGTTTCAAAGAAAATCCACATATAGTCGATGCCATGTTGGCTAGAAATGAGAATGTGGACAATATGCTGCAGGCTGATGGAAAATTCACAGATAAGGATTTTGGATTGAATAAATCACAGAGAGATGCAGTGGAAAGTTGCTTTTCAGCCTCTGAATGTTCAAAGCATTCTGTACGTCTAATTTGGGGGCCACCTAGCACAGGTAAAACTAAAACAGCTTTAGTGTTTCTGCTTATGATTCTAAAGTCTCTAAGGACACATAGAACTCTTGTATGTGCTCCAACCAACACAGCTCTCGTACAATTGGCTTCTCGTTTTGTTTGTCTACTTGAAGAGTCCACTGAAACCAGCTATTTACTTGTTGACGTCATTATGTTTGGGAGTAATAAGCATATGGACACTAATAATAACCTATCAAAAATTTTATTGGACCATCGAGCAAAGGAAAAACATGCTAGGAACAAACTCTTGGAAAATGCAAAACTTGTATTTTGCACTCCTTGTGGTTCATCTAGGctcacaaaaaatcagcaatacGACACCTTGGTTATTGATGAGGCAGCATACCTAAAAGAATGTGAGTCGCTGATCCCTCTCGCAATTCGTGGGATAAAACATGTGGTGCTTATTGGGGATGACAAGCAGCTACAACCAGTGGTTAAGATCCCGGTATGTCTTCACTATAAAACCATTTGA
- the LOC120682946 gene encoding probable helicase MAGATAMA 3, with amino-acid sequence MHPHISNFPNKTFYSGMIKDRTEASGVPNIFIGHNFDHYSFINVREGTEKQIGMSLVNEAEAVVAETIVDRLAKTCTYKEEKISVGVVSLYAAQVNDLEERLDRFKEHEFLSVKVQTVDSCQGDEKDIIILSMVRCNHGGNIGFLDSDRRANVALTRARKHLWILGHETTLLRSNSIWSKSTGDILIEATINEADRRVDATIEEENIGSLPGDMQRNSDMGQDQVSSLSLPQCDQFAVNNPVGTAIDEANVEFSPSHVHSRKRPCPFCKDQLAVPEVAQAIEAQAIEATVEDNDVIIEELTQLAEGSNAMKDNKRAKKANPYEQARSARDGRFWSTEQEKLDNRWID; translated from the exons ATGCACCCTCACATCAGCAACTTTCCAAATAAAACATTTTATAGTGGAATGATTAAAGATCGCACTGAGGCTAGTGGAGTGCCCAACATTTTTATCGGTCATAATTTTGATCATTATTCATTCATTAATGTTAGAGAAGGTACAGAAAAACAAATTGGTATGAGTTTAGTAAATGAGGCTGAAGCTGTTGTTGCAGAGACGATCGTTGACAGACTTGCTAAAA CATGCACCTATAAGGAGGAGAAAATCAGTGTTGGTGTAGTATCTCTATATGCAGCCCAAGTGAATGATTTGGAAGAAAGACTTGATAGATTTAAGGAACATGAGTTTCTTTCTGTTAAAGTACAAACCGTTGATTCATGTCAAGGTGATGAGAAGGACATAATAATACTTTCAATGGTTCGATGCAATCATGGTGGGAACATAGGCTTTCTCGATTCTGATAGGAGAGCTAATGTGGCCTTGACAAGAGCAAG GAAACACCTTTGGATCCTTGGACATGAAACAACTCTCTTGAGAAGTAATTCAATATGGTCTAAG AGCACAGGTGACATCCTGATAGAGGCCACAATCAATGAAGCAGACAGACGAGTAGATGCAACAATAGAGGAAGAAAACATTGGTTCCTTGCCTGGGGATATGCAAAGAAATTCAGATATGGGTCAGGACCAAGTTTCTAGTCTATCTCTACCACAATGCGACCAATTTGCAGTTAACAACCCAGTAGGGACCGCAATAGATGAAGCCAACGTTGAATTCTCACCCAGTCATGTTCATTCAAGGAAGAGGCCCTGTCCTTTCTGTAAAGACCAACTTGCCGTACCAGAAGTTGCACAGGCAATAGAAGCACAGGCAATAGAAGCTACAGTAGAGGATAATGACGTGATTATAGAAGAGCTGACCCAACTAGCTGAGGGATCAAACGCAATGAAGGACAATAAAAGAGCAAAAAAGGCAAACCCCTACGAGCAGGCCAGATCTGCAAGAGATGGTCGTTTTTGGTCCACCGAGCAAGAGAAATTGGACAACAGATGGATCGATTAG